DNA from Gopherus flavomarginatus isolate rGopFla2 chromosome 21, rGopFla2.mat.asm, whole genome shotgun sequence:
CGTTGCTCTAGTTTTAACTTTTCTCAGCCAGCCACTTCCTCATGAAGTGATACACTGGCTTTTCATATGGCCAGGAAATTAATGGTTATGTTCtcttcctctcccaaaacatcCCTCTGGCCACGCAGAGAGCATGAATTGGCAGCCTTTGAGGGGTTGGCAAGACTTGGAGGCAGTGACAGCACACTGAGTTCTGGCCTTGTTAACAGGATTGCAGTTACGACATATTTCCCCAAATATCCAGTAGTTGCCAAAGAGCAACTTTCAGCTGAAAGACAAACAGAGCTGAAGTCTGATGTTTGTAACAAGATGGGAGGCAAGTTGGTTTTCCTATAAGGTAACTCCTCCCTTTCCACTGCAGGGTGCCCTTGGAGATGCAGTGATCATTGGTATGTCCAACATGGATCAGCTGCAGCAGAACCTCACATGCAGTGAAGAGGgccctctgctcccagctgtggtgGAAGCATTTGATAAAGCCTGGCATCTAGTAGCACATGACTGTCCCAACTACTTCCGGTAGAAAATGGGGGTAGCAAATTTAGTGTGGGGATAGTAACCAAGTATCCTGACATCTGAGACCTAACTCCTCCCATAGAGTTTCAGAGGAAACTTCACTCTTGGATTAGTGAACGTCTTAGTGTCACATTGGGGTTTCCTTGCACTAGAGTTGAAATTCTTCATACAATCACAAGCCTCACTGTTTCTATGCTGACTTAATGATAGTTGCACATGGTGTCTAAGCCATAAGGTGTCTGATTTTTCCTTAAACAAAACTAAAAGCCATAATTGCCATGAGAATGTCCCTCAATAGGGCAGCTCCTATTTTCACTTGAGCACACAAAATAGTGTTGTGATTTGGTGATGTAATTCATATAAGGAACTGGCCCTGTCATAGGGCCACTTGAAGTCTCCAAGTAGGAATGTGGATATTTGTCTTCAATCAGCTGtcagaataaagcattttctaACTCATGCCATGCCATGCCTGTTTAATTGAATTTTGGGTTCTGTTTTGAATTTCTGCTTAAAGCTGTTTTAATAACAGCCAAACCTAATCACAGCAGCAGTTACAAGGACAGTTGTGATTAAAGCGATGGAGTTCCATTAGGAAGGGTGCAGGTTCCAATTTTGCTTGTGCTATTCACTTATGAAGGGACTTTAGCCCAGTTACTTGCTCTCTTTCTAAGACAAGAGCTGTGAAAACAAGCCTTTCTAAAGCTGAGAGAGGAACTTCAAAGTGCAAACTAGGCCTTCTGAAACTGTCTTAAGCCATCAGGATTTTAGCCCAAGTGCAGGCTTCCTAAAACAGGTTTTGTTAAATAGTAGAACTGCAGGAATAACCTTAATGTAGTTTGGCTCAAGAATGGGAATTATCCTGCCCATTATTTAACTGTTTAAATAGTTTGTTTACTCCAGTCTGACTACATAACTTCCTCAGTTCTGTTGAAGACAACCCACTTGAACAGTGGACATCATACACAAGACCAGTCCTAGGGTTGCTAATTTTGGTTgagtattcctggaggtttcatcatgtGACAGTCTTTAattgaagattaatctttaattcctggaggttCCTGAACACTCCTGGAGCGCTGACAACCCTAGTCCTACCTCTGGTGGAATTTTCCATAGGCAGTGTGTAACCAAATATTGCGGTTCAGTCTAGACCAGTGGTGGTCAGCTGGTAGATTTTGATCAACTGGTGGATCATGGAGGCTTTGACAGTTGATCTCAGTCTAGGTTTGTCAAACCAGGAGATTAGCTGTTAACAGTCCtgcagtggggctaagacaggctccttgcctgccctggccctatgCTGctccttggggggagggaggtttctGCACACTGGTCTTGCCTACAGGCagtgctgcctgcagctcccattggctggggatggggaaccacagccaatgggagcagtgagTGTGGTGCCAGCAGACAGGGGCAGCATGCTGAGCCTCCTCCCCTGAGGAGCtactgctggacatgctggccaaattcctcctgcactccaaccccctgcctttgccctgagggcccccccccccaactccctcccagagcctgcagcccctcttgcaccccaagctcctgccccagccctgagccccctcctgcaccccaaccccctgccccaggctcagtctGGAGtatctcccacactctgaaccccttggccttAGCCTaaagcccacaccccagcccagtgaaagtaagggtgggggagaatgagcaacaaaaggagaggggatggagtgagcagggaagGGTGTTTGTGCGATTACtgttatttctacattttctttgaggtagatcctgggttgcacttaaattcaaaaagtgatcttgtgcttaAAAAGATTGGAGAGCTAGACTCATGCAAGTGCTGAATTACAACTGGTCATGTGACTGCTTTACCACCACAGTGCCCCCTTCTGTCTTGGTTGTGTAGTTGCAGTCTCAATTCTGCATCCTAAAATCTTAACTACAGGGTTTTGCCTGCTTCTGTAGATTGAGTATTGTACACACATACTCCTCACTGCCACAAAAGCTCTACTTCAGAAGTTAGTTACACCAATATTTAAAGTATAACTTTTAAGACTCTTTGCCGTTTCTAAGGGAATGAGTAGTTGTTTAGCTTTGGTGCTGGGCCAAGAATCAGTTACAGAAAAACCACAGGTATTCTATGCTAGAAGTTGGATGGAGATAATTCTTTTATTTCAATAGTTTTCAACCTGTAGTCCACAGACCTCTGGAGTCTTCAGACTATATCTAGGGGTTCTGGTTGGCATTACAATGgaacagtagttttcaacctgtaGTCTGCAGAGTGCCTAAGATTTCAAAAGGGGTCTGCATGTGAAAACAAGTTGAACACTGCTCCTCTGTTACCATTCTACACGAGAAATATGCCATGCCTGAGGGAAGCTGCAGTAGTTCTGGTGATGCACTTTTGTTAAACAGGCTCAGTGAAGACAGAAGGAACTTACTAAAAGATGGTAGAGGCATCCTTTTGCTTCAGGGGTAATTTAGTCAGTATCTGCTCTcaaaggaggagggatagctcagtggtttgagcactggcctactaaacccagggttgtaagttcaatccttgagggtgccacttagggatgtggggcaaaatcagtactgggtcctgctagtaaaggcaggggcctggactgttgaggtctcttccagctctgagAGAGGTTCTCTTAGCTATAGAATTAAGACAAAACCCAGCATCCTAGGCCCTATTAATTAGCACCTTCTCCTTCACAGAAGAACTGTTTAAATGCAACTTGGCTCCATGCAACTGTCATTTCTAATGCAAAGTGAGCAGTTCAAAGGTAATTTTCTGTAGAGAGAGGATGATGGGGGCAGTGAAGTAGATTTGCAGAGATACGGCTCAAGTTTGAACAATAAGCACAGCATGGAAAGGGTTACACTTCCTGCATGAAACTTTAGGCAGCTCTCAGGTTCTGCACATTTTCTCCTGGCCCAGGGATGCTCAAAGAGGCAGTCAGAGGCGGCACAAGCAAGAATCCAAAATTTCtacttaatttttatatataaaccATTTGCATCATCATTGATAAATAGCAAATCTGTAGGTTGATCAACTTTGTCCTGCTGCACTGGAGGGAGAGTACCCATGGGCTGTAGTGGACTATTCTTGAAATAGAACAAACTGTCTCTGATGTCCTATAGCTGGTCTTTTAGTTAATTGTCATTTTCTTCTTCATCatcgtcctcctcctccatctctgaGGTTTCTTCTGCCTCTTTCACCAACTGCTGGAAGTCTCCTGTCTCAGAATACCACATGCACTTGATGGTCACTTTAAACTCTGCCATCTCATAGCCAAAGAGTTTCTGAAAGGGAGACAGGAAGTTGTCACTCATACTGCTAAGCCTCCACATTAAGTAACACCTTTCAACTGGATGATGACAAAACTGGAGATGTAAGCAAGAATCAAAGGGTGCATTTTAATATAAAGATAAGTTGTTCAACTTGAGGTAGACCAAAAGCATGAAGCTATTTTAATGCAGACTTTTCACTTCAAGCTCGATTAGATGGATCCCTTCCTCAGTCCATGCCACTCTCAGGCAGCTATGATTTTACTGCTGGTTTCAAAATGCCCAGTATAAAACTAGAACGCAAAGGCAGATCTCAACATGCAAGACATTTAATTCTTTTAGCAATACCTGGTCTATCATTCATCATCCTAGTAATTTCTCTGTGTGATCTTAGAATTAAACAATacctgtctcagcacagggtaTTTCTCAAGTGATCAGCGGACTCCATCTGCATCTTGGGCTATTCTTCTAGCTAGTCATTAATCCCCAGTCAAGTATTATTGCTTAGCAGCCAAAACAGCTCTTAAAGATGCATATCACAACCCTAATCACCACGAGCTGTGCATTATTGTTAACAGCCAGAACTGTAGTCATTTGATTTGAGTACAAATGGTGTCTCACACTGAATTCAATCTACTGGCCACACTGATTTGTAATTTCATGAAAGATCCACAGGATTCGTTACTGGATGGAAATAGTGGCTGCCTGTGAACTATAGCTGCATACCTGCTGCTGATCCATTACTCACCAAGACACGAGCCTGTTCAGGGGTCAGAACATCCCCTTCCTTGCAGACTTCATAATCAGAAAGCAGTGTCACGACTCCTGCAGGAATAGGGAGGAAGAAGGGGATCCAGGCAGGGGATGAATACCACATGAGGTTAGAGAACACTGGAGCTGCTGTGGTAATCAgagctcccagcctgggtctcTATTGCTGACAGCATAGAGTAATGAAGCTTCAACTCAGCAGCACAATAAATTGGTTTGATTTTTACACAGGCAGACAGTTCTGTGAGGAAATGTAATATAATGTAAGGCATGTATCAGTTGTTGAAATTGATATGCAGTGTAAACCCACTTCAGCAACTAATCTCTTAGCAGGTGTTTGCTTCATACCTGTCCTCTCCCAAATGCtgagtcccacagctcccccattTCCATGCAATTACTAGTTCAGGCTGCTTCCTTCCTCCCAATTCCATTGGGAGAAACAGGAGACTTCACACGACCGCCTGTGGCTTTGCCAAGGCATAtaataaagtaaataaattacattttccaTGAGAAATCCTTGTGACCTGCAGGTCAAGTCCAGCTGACTGATTTGAAAAACCCAGGCATGTAGGAGATGGGGCTTTCATCTGGTGCTTGGCTTATCCTGACCAGCTCAGAGACAAGAAAATTACAATATAGAATAAACAATTCCAGTGCCAACcataggaggaggaagggggtttTAATATTAGATGTTCCCTGCTGAACATATGTTCTGACTTCTGCATCCATCATCTAACACTCTCCCTGCCAGGCCTTTCTGCATATATGCTGACCAAGAGGTTACCaacatttattaaataaaagccAGTAAGTCTGGAATAATTTTAGTGGCAGAAAGTTAATTATGATCATATGCCCCAGTCAGCTCACATACCTTTCTTCAAAGTTGTTGGCAATCCCAGCTGCCGTAATTGAGGCTCCATGGAGTGGGGaaactgctccaggggccctgtgtCCAGGCTCACCGTGAATGTTGCCTTGTTACCTGCACGGGCAAAGTCCACCTCTTTGAACTGAGAGAAccatctggggggtgggggaggggaaggaaacaaGAGTATTACTTATTTAAGAAACCTCCAGCTACAGAATAAACCTCacttgggatgggtcagccttgGAACTCATCTATCCTACTCCAAGAGGTGCGGACATTGTGAAATCAGCATCTATGGGTTTTGTACTACtgctcatcactgcagtatccaAACACCTTCCATGCACAACAGATCAGCAGTAATAAGGCccagagtaattttttttttttttggcagggggaGAGTcttggggaaggtgggggatATGAGGGAAAAGAGAGCGAGTGAGGTTGTAAATGTTCTGTTGATGGTGGAAAAGCTCTATGTGTAAGCAGGGTTGCAGTTTTTTCTGCTACCTCATTAAAGAAATGTATCCTTTTCAAGCTAGGCTTACAATTCCCTCCTTGCCCCAGCAAAATTCCTCTAGTTAGCCTGGGTCCCCAGGCCAGATGACAGGCCAGCTTCCCAAGAGATGTTCTACTGCTTCCACACACTCGCTCCTGCACAGGCCAGCAATACCAGAAGGTGATTTGTACTTGTGTCCATGTGTGTAGGTAACTCTTGGGGATTCTGGAAAGCTTTGCAGCTGTTTGACCCCACACTAACTTCACAGGTAAGTGCAAGATAttttagagcagggattggcaacctttggcacacagccagccaaggtaagccccctggggggccaggccggtttgtttacctgccgcatctgcaggttcggccgatcacagcttccactggccacggtttgctgctccaggcgaatgggggctgtgggaaactgcgcgggctgagggatgtgttggccactgcttcccacagcccccattcgcctggagcagcaaaccgtggccagtggaagctgtgatcagccgaacctgcggatgcggcaggtaaacaaaccggcttggcatgcggcttgccaggatAAAGCTTGCCGATCTCTGTGTTAGAGCATGAGATTCAGGAAAGGAAAAGTCCAGTCAGCTGTGTTTGTGGGGTGGTGGGCCGGAGATTGCTTAAGCAGTTGCTCACCCTGTGGCATTAGATTTTACTCTTATGGAGACTACCCAGTTCAAATGGACAAGTGTAGTTCAACATCTCCAAGAAAGCAGCCGTGTGTGTCAGAGTGTAGCACCTCCCATTCTCTTTTCAATCATGGTATAACCTGCTGTAACTTCCTCCCGCCTTTCCCACCATGAGTCTTTCCCATCGCAACTCCAAAGAGAGGTATACATCCAAGCATTTTAAGCTGAACATTGCCATGAGACCAGCATCAAGGAGAACAAGAGAACTGCTGCCAATAGTGACTACTATTTCAGTGCGGGAGAAGAGGCTCAGTCAACTGGTGGCCAGTATGCCTCTttgttaccccccccccccccagatacTTACTCGTTCACTTCTTCTTTGGTGCGACTGGTGAACAGGAGACCCACTTCACCTCTTAGGTGTTTGCTGACCTGGAAGATAAGCAATATGTGGAATTCAGCAGTGCGCTTAACCTGGGCTGTGCTGAAGCCCCCTGATAGCATGGAGTTTACTCAGGAAGCCCAGATAATTCAGAGGACTCAACCCTGAGATTTGCAGATCTTGACTAATCAGCGCCAATGTGTCTTGCAGCCCTTTGGTGCTATGAAGAAGACTAAATTAAGATGTAGATGGCAAGTCTATTTCAGGAGACTTTTCCTCCTGACATGAAACCTGTTCTGTGGCTGAAGGAAGCAGTGGCTTGGCAGGACATTCCAGATGTAAACTCTTGAGAAAGGAGTTTAGATTGTGGGAGGCGGGAAAGTGAATGAATCACTGGCCTAAGAAAGAATTAAGATCAAGATTCTCAGATGTTTCATGAGGAAAAGTTGGAGAAACCCCATTTGAAAAGTCACTATGATCTAGTCATAGAATTGCTGAAGAAGAAAAAGGAGTTAAGCAGAGAATTTTTGGACTCCTGTGAGGGCTCTTAGCATCTGAGCTTAGTTTTTCAAACTGTAGTAAGAATTCCATAGGGTTGAGGctccaaattatttttaaagcttgGATGGAGGAATTCAGACTGTTCACACACTGACTGCAGTCCTCCTTCAGTGAGAGGCTAAAAAGATTTGAAGACATCTGCTAGTGGAGGTCCTTCGAGCTCTCCCAACAATTCTGCCTCCACAGCAAGAAGATTAAGCAGCAGTGGCTGAGAGATGCCACTTGTACCTGCAACCCAGACCTTCAGGACGGAGTTGCTATAGTACTAACAAGGAATGTCCCCAATTAGGTATCTTGTGAGCAAGGCATGGTGATTTTATCCCTCACCCCACAACACGCTGGAAGGAGAGGGAAATGCTGCAACATCCTCATGCACCTCTCCTTTGGTGAactgattaaaaagaaaaatttcttATTGTAGTGGAAGAACCTACAGTGAACAAAGCTACGCTGACCTGAAGCTAACTACCACCAGAGTCAAAAGGCTGCCCACACTGGAAATGGGACTGTTGTCAAAGGCAACTTGCCTAAAAATCTACATATCAGTGAAGGACCGGATTTATCATCATCATTGTGGTAGTGCTCAGGCGCCCCAGTCGTGGAccaggacccctttgtg
Protein-coding regions in this window:
- the MRTO4 gene encoding mRNA turnover protein 4 homolog, which produces MPKSKRDKKVSLTKTTKKGLEVKQSLIEELRKCVDTYKYLFIFSVVNMRNNKLKDIRSAWKHSRIFFGKNKVMMVALGRGPADEYKENLHQVSKHLRGEVGLLFTSRTKEEVNEWFSQFKEVDFARAGNKATFTVSLDTGPLEQFPHSMEPQLRQLGLPTTLKKGVVTLLSDYEVCKEGDVLTPEQARVLKLFGYEMAEFKVTIKCMWYSETGDFQQLVKEAEETSEMEEEDDDEEENDN